Proteins encoded in a region of the Spiroplasma endosymbiont of Amphimallon solstitiale genome:
- the dnaN gene encoding DNA polymerase III subunit beta produces MKIEIKSSILFKIIKKIIKITISNNNYEELSCFLLEVEKEKIILTASNGNLSLKYELNNNEKYLKILNIGSVLINTKIIYDIFSKLEDEWILFELKINNLIISNFKNDNNDFIFKLSTLTIEKFPKINFNKNIKNKVSFNKSLLQNINEQIAFATNTNNNKPALSGINFKFNDQKLFVTATDGYCLAKKWFSFEEKLEFNNKEFNIPVHLLNEIDKITSDLNSNINFYFENDYNLIIEIENFLFQTRMIEGTYPNTDDIIKNIIEKEKNIIEINNVREFLKIIELSIILAKKDTSPMIQFWINVEKNDFKINCLSNNDSIGEVIEQFKKFHIVKSKSLKEEIKVVFNSKLIINALKSFNKCKKVNLKISWPKNYTIIDSEEETGLLQLVLPIGEK; encoded by the coding sequence ATGAAAATCGAAATCAAAAGTTCTATATTATTCAAAATAATAAAAAAAATAATAAAAATAACAATTTCTAATAACAATTACGAAGAATTATCTTGTTTTTTATTAGAAGTTGAAAAAGAAAAAATAATTTTAACCGCATCTAATGGTAATTTATCATTAAAATATGAACTAAATAATAATGAAAAATATTTAAAAATATTAAATATTGGTTCAGTATTAATTAATACTAAAATTATTTATGATATTTTTAGTAAATTAGAAGATGAATGAATTTTATTTGAACTTAAAATTAATAACTTAATTATTAGTAATTTTAAAAATGATAATAATGATTTTATCTTCAAATTAAGTACGTTGACAATTGAAAAATTTCCAAAAATTAACTTTAATAAAAATATTAAAAATAAAGTATCTTTTAATAAAAGTTTGTTGCAAAATATAAATGAACAAATTGCTTTTGCAACAAATACAAACAATAATAAACCAGCATTAAGTGGAATTAATTTTAAATTTAATGATCAAAAGTTATTTGTTACAGCAACTGATGGATATTGTTTAGCAAAAAAGTGATTTTCTTTTGAAGAAAAATTAGAATTTAATAATAAAGAATTTAATATTCCAGTTCATTTATTAAATGAAATTGATAAAATTACTAGTGATTTAAATTCAAATATAAATTTTTATTTTGAAAATGATTATAATTTAATTATTGAAATTGAAAATTTTTTATTTCAAACACGAATGATTGAAGGTACTTATCCAAATACGGATGATATTATTAAAAATATTATAGAAAAAGAAAAAAATATTATTGAAATTAATAACGTTAGAGAATTTTTAAAAATTATTGAATTATCAATAATTTTAGCAAAAAAAGATACTTCACCTATGATTCAATTTTGAATCAATGTGGAAAAAAATGATTTTAAAATTAATTGTTTATCTAATAATGATAGTATAGGTGAAGTAATTGAACAATTTAAAAAATTTCATATTGTAAAATCTAAAAGTTTAAAAGAAGAAATAAAAGTAGTTTTTAATTCAAAATTAATTATTAATGCTTTAAAATCTTTTAATAAATGTAAAAAAGTAAATTTGAAAATTTCTTGACCAAAAAATTATACAATTATTGATAGTGAAGAAGAAACTG